DNA sequence from the Burkholderia pyrrocinia genome:
TCGCCGCTGCAGGCGACATCGCGGTCGCCGAAGCCGACACCGCGGTCGCGAACAGCGAGCGCAGCCCGAACTGGACGTGGGAAATCGCGTACCAGCAGCGCGGCGGCGCGTATTCGAACATGGTGTCGGTCGGCGTCTCGATCCCGCTGCCGATCAACCGCAAGAACCGCCAGAACCGCGACGTCGCCGAGAAGGCCGCACTCGCGACGAAGGCGCGGCTGATGTACGAGGACACGCTGCGTCAGGTGCAGGCCGATATCCGCACGCAGTCCGAAACGCTGGCGAGCGGCCGCGAACGCATCGCGAACCTGAGCGCGGCGCTGCTGCCTGCCGCCGATCAGCGCGTGCAGCTCGCCAATGCCGCCTACCGGGCCGGTACGGGTTCGCTTGCCGACACGTTCGCCGCGCGGCGTGCGCAACTGGAAGCGCAGTTGCAGGTGCTCGATCTCAGGCGCGACGTGTCGCAGACCTGGGCGCAGCTCGAATATCAGGTCGTGCCGGCGACGCTGGCCGCCGCGCAGTGAAGGAGAACCTCATGACGAAGCAATCACTGGCGCGCGCGGCGCTGTTGACGTTCGCCGCCGCGGCGCTGCTCGGCGCCGGCTATTTCGCTGGCGTCCGCCATGCGGCGGGCGGCGCGGGGATGGACGCAGCGGCTGCAGCATCCCCTGCCGCACCTGCAGGCGCGACCGATCCGAAGACGGGACGCAAGGTGCTGTACTGGCACGACCCGATGGTGCCGAACCAGCACTTCGACAAACCGGGCAAATCGCCGTTCATGGACATGCAGTTGCAACCTGTCTATGCGGACGAAGGTGGCGGTTCGTCAGGCATCCGGATCGATCCGGGCCTGCAGCAGAACCTCGGTATCCGCTACGCGACCGTACGCCGGCAGCAGACGGCAGCGGGATTCGATGCGGTGGGCACCACGCAGTTCGACGAATCGCGCGCGGACGTCGTTCAGTCGCGCGTCACCGGCTATATCGACCGTCTGTATGCGCGCGCGCCGATGCAGCGCATCGCGAAGGGCGCGCCGGTCGCGTCACTGTTCGTGCCGGACTGGCTCGCGCCGCAGGAGGAATATCTCGCGCTCAAGCGCGGCGGGATGGACGGCAGCCTGCTCGATGCGTCACGTGCACGGATGCGGGCGCTGTCGATTCCCGACGGCATGATCGCGAATCTCGATCGCACCGGCCGTGCGCAGACGCACGTCGTGCTGAGCGCGCCGGAAACCGGCGTCGTCAGCGAGCTGAACGTACGCGACGGCGCGATGGTCGCGCCCGGGCAGACGCTTGCGAAGATCGCCGGGCTGTCGACGCTGTGGCTCATCGTCGAGGTACCCGAAGCGCTCGCGCTGAACGTGCAGCCGGGGATGTCGGTCGACGCGACGTTCGCGGGCGATCCGGCGCGGCACTTCACCGGGCGCATCCGCGAAGTGCTGCCCGGCATCAGCACGGGCAGCCGCACGCTGCAGGCGCGCGTGGAGATCGACAACGCAGCGCTGAAGCTCACGCCCGGCATGCTGATGCGCGTGCGCGTCGAAGCGAAACAGACGGTGTCGCGCCTGCTCGTGCCGTCCGAAACGGTGATCGCGACCGGCAAGCGCACGATCGTCATCGTGAAGAACGGCGACGGCCGGCTTCAGCCGGTGTCGGTGACGGTCGGCAACGACGTCGGCGGCGACACGGAAGTGCTCGACGGGTTGAACGAAGGCGATACGGTCGTCGCATCGGGGCAGTTCCTGATCGATTCCGAGGCCAGCCTGAAAAGCGTGCTGCCGAAGCTGGAGCGGGCCGCGGGAGCAAGCACGCCGGCATCGTCCGCAGCAGCGGCGGCACCGATCTACGAAACCACCGGCAAGGTCGAGAAGGTCACGGCCGACGACATCACGTTCTCGCATCAGCCCGTTCCGGCGCTCGGCTGGGGCGCGATGACGATGGCGTTCGGCAAGCCGTCGGCGAAGGCGTTCCCGGATGTGAAGCCGGGCCAGACGGTGCGCTTCGCGTTTACGCAGACTGACGACGGCTACCGGCTGACGAAGGTCGAGCCGCAGGGAGGCGAACGATGATCGCGCGCATCATTCGCTGGTCCGTCCACAATCGCTTCCTGGTGCTCCTCGCTACGGTGCTGATCGCCGCATGGGGCGTTCATTCGCTGCGGCAGACGCCGCTCGATGCGTTGCCCGACCTGTCGGACACGCAGGTGATCGTGAAGGCGTCGTATCCGGGCAAGGCGCCGCAGGTCGTCGAGGATCAGGTCACCTATCCGCTGACGACGACGCTGCTCGGCGTGCCCGGCGCGAAAACCGTCCGCGCGTACTCGTCGTTCGGCGATGCGTTCGTCTATGTGCTGTTCGACGATCGCACCGATCCGTACTGGGCGCGTTCGCGCGTGCTCGAATACCTGAGCCAGGTGCAGAGCCGGCTGCCGGCAGGCGCGACGGTGTCGCTCGGGCCGGATGCAACCGGCGTCGGCTGGGTGTACGAGTACGCGCTGGTCGACCGCACCGGCCATCACGATCTCGGGCAACTGCGCGCGCTCAACGACTGGTTCCTGAAGTTCGAGCTGAAGGCCGTGCCGGACGTATCCGAAGTCGCGAGCATCGGCGGCATGGTGCGCCAGTACCAGGTCGTTCTCGATCCCGACAAGCTGCGCGCGTACGGGATCACGCAGGCGGCGGTTGCGGACGCGCTTCGCCAGGCCAATCAGGAGTCCGGCGGATCGGTCGTCGAGCTGGCCGAGTCGGAGTACATGGTGCGTTCGTCCGGCTACCTGCGCACGCTCGACGATTTCCGGCACGTCGTGCTGCGCACCGACGACGCGGGCACGCCGGTGTTGCTCGGCGACGTCGCGCGGATCCAGGTCGGCCCGGCGATGCGGCGCGGGATCGCGGAGCTGAACGGGCAGGGCGAGGTGACGGGCGGCGTGATCGTGATGCGCTCGGGCAAGAACGCGCTGACGACGATCGACGCGGTGAAGGCGAAGCTCGCCGACCTGAAGCGCTCGCTGCCGCCCGGCGTCGAAATCGTCACGACCTACGATCGTTCGCAACTGATCGAGCGCGCGGTGGATAACCTGACGGACAAGCTGATCGAGGAATTCGTGATCGTCGGCATCGTCTGCGCGGTGTTCCTGTTCCATCTTCGCAGCGCGTTCGTCGCGATCCTGTCGCTGCCGCTCGGTGTGCTGGCCGCGTTCATCGTGATGCGCTACCAGGGCGTGAACGCGAACCTGATGTCGCTCGGCGGGATCGCGATCGCGATCGGCGCGATGATCGACGCGGCGATCGTGATGATCGAGAACGCGCACAAGCATCTGGAAGCATACGACCACGCGCATCCCGGCGAGCCGATCACGGCCGCGCGCCGCTGGGAACTCGTCGCGGCGTCGGCCGCGGAAGTCGGGCCGGCGCTGTTCTTCTCGCTGCTGATCATCACGCTGTCGTTCATTCCGGTGTTTTCGCTGGAAGGGCAGGAGGGCAAGCTGTTCGCGCCGCTGGCGTTCACGAAGACCTACACGATCGCCGCCGCCGCAGGGTTGTCGGTCACGCTGGTGCCGGTGCTGATGGGCTATCTCGTGCGCGGCCGCATTCCGCACGAGCACGCGAATCCGATCAACCGCGTGCTGATCCGCGTGTACCGGCCGCTGCTCGAAGCGACGCTGCGGCGCCCGTGGTTCGCGATCGGCGTCGCGGTTGCCGCGCTCGTGCTGACGGCCGTGCCGTTGTCGCGGCTCGGCGGCGAATTCATGCCGCCGCTCGACGAAGGCGACCTGCTGTACATGCCGACCGCGCTGCCGGGCATCTCGGCCGACAAGGCGAGCGAGCTGCTGCAGCAGACCGACCGGCTGATCAAGACCGTGCCCGAGGTCGATACCGTGTTCGGCAAATCTGGCCGCGCCGATACCGCGACCGATCCTGCGCCGCTCGAGATGTTCGAGACGACGATCCGCTTCAAGCCGCGCAGCGCATGGCGGCCCGGCATGACGCCGGAGAAGCTCGTCGACGAACTCGATCGCACGGTGAAGGTGCCGGGCCTGTCGAACGTGTGGGTGCCGCCGATCCGCAACCGGCTCGACATGCTGTCCACCGGCATCAAGACGCCGGTCGGCGTGAAGATATCCGGGCCGGACCTGAAGGGGATCGACGCGATCGCGACGCAGGTCGAGGCGGCCGTGAAGCACGTGCCGGGCGTCACGTCCGCACTCGCGGAACGGCTGAACGGCGGCCGCTACATCGACGTCGACATCGACCGGCTCGCCGCCGCGCGCTACGGGCTGTCGGTCGCCGATATCCAGTCGGTCGTGTCGTCGGCGGTCGGCGGCGACGATATCGGCGAAGTGATCGCGGGGCGCGAGCGCTTTCCGATCAACATCCGTTATCCGCGCGAGATTCGCGATTCGCTCGAGAACCTGCGGCAACTGCCGATCGTCACGGCGCGCGGCGCGCAGATCCGCCTCGGCGACGTCGCGCGCATCGCGATCGCCGACGGCCCGCCGATGATCCGAAGCGAGAACGCGCGGCTGTCCGGCTACGTGTATGTCGACCTTCGCGGTACGGATCTGAGCACGGCGGTTCGCGCGATGCAGTGGGCGGTCGCGCAACAGGTCGCGTTGCCGCCCGGCTATTCGATCGCGTGGTCCGGGCAGTTCGAGTATCTCGAACGCGCGGCGGCGACGCTGCGCACCGTCGTGCCGGTGACGCTCGTCGTGATCTTCGTGCTGCTGTTTCTCACGTTCGGCTCGGCGGCCGACGCGCTGCTGCTGATGTCGACGGTGCCGTTCGCGCTGGTCGGCGGCTTCTGGCTCGTGTGGGGGCTCGGCCATGCAGTGTCCGTTGCGACGTCGGTGGGTTTCATCGCGCTCGCGGGCGTGGCCGCCGAATTCGGCGTCGTGATGCTGCTGTACCTGAAGGGCGCACTGACGCGCCGGCTCGACGCCGGCGAACCGCTGACCGAAGCGCTGCTGCTCGACGCGATTCGCGAAGGCGCGGTGCTGCGCGTGCGGCCGAAGGCGATGACGGTCGCCGTCGTACTCGCCGGCCTCGTGCCGATCATGGTCGGGCACGGCGCCGGCTCCGAAGTCATGCAGCGCATCGCCGCGCCGATGGTCGGCGGCATGGTCACCGCGCCGCTGCTGTCGATGTTCGTCATTCCCGCCGCGTGGCTTCTGCTTCAGCGCCGTCGTGTGCGAAGCGCGAGCGATGCGCGGCATTCCGATGCAGTTCCTCACGGCATGAACGTGCCATCCACCCAAACCGGAGAATCACGATGAAGAAATTGATTGCTACCACCGCTGCCGTTCTCGCGATCGGCGCTCTTGCAACGCCGGCCTTTGCCGCCGGCGACATGTCGGGCATGGAGATGTCCGGCATGAAGATGTCGTCCGACGGTTCGGCCGCATCGCACGCCGCGCTGACCGATGCGGAAGTGAAGAAGGTCGATGGCGCGACCGGCAAGGTCACGCTGAAGCACGGCGCGCTCGACAACGTCGGGATGCCGCCGATGACGATGGCGTTCAAGGCGAAGGATGCGGCCATGCTCGAGCAGGTGCATGTGGGCGACAAGGTCAAGGTCCGGATCGAGAACGTCAACGGCACGATGACGATCGTCAAGCTCGTCAAGGCATCCTGATCGTCTAGACGCGGGTGTCGTTTTCGCCCGCGTCAATGCAGTGAACCGCATCGCGCGGACGCGGCGGACGTTGCCGCGTCCGCGCGCGTGCGCGTGTCGGGCAATGCGCCCGATCCCGACTTCAGCGCGCCAGCGTCAGGAACAGATACACCACATAACCCGCGCCGTTCGCCAGCAACGCCCAGATCGCGAGCCCGCGCTTGCGCGCATTGACGCGCAGCCAGGCCGCCGCCGCGAGCGTGACGATCACGCCGGTCAGCACTTCGGGGCGCGGCTCCCACGGCGTCAGCATGATGCCGATCGCCGGCAGCAGCGTGCCCTGGAACACCATCGCGCCGGTGATGTTGCCGAACGCGAGCGTGTCCTTCTTGCGGCGGATCCACAGCACGCTGTTGACCTTCTCCGGCAATTCCGTGGCAATCGGCACGATGATCAGCGACAGCAGCAGCGCCGATATGCCGAGCACGTGCGACACGCCTTCCACGCCGTGAATGAAGCCCTTCGCACCGCCGACCAGCAGCGCGACGCCGAGCAGCAACTGCAGCGCGATGGTCGCCAGGTTGGTCGGCAGGCCCGTGCGCGCCAGGAACATCGTATGCGGCGCCTCGGTGCCGTGCCCGGCATCGACGAGCTGGCTCGACGCGCGGAACGTCATCACGACGTACATCGCGTAGATGCCGACCAGCATCGCGGAAAGCAGCGCGCGCACGGCCCAGTTGTGATGCGGGACGAACATCGCCACGGTCGCCAGCGAGAACGCGGCCAGGAAGTAGTTCATGTCGCGCACGAAGCCCGTGCGCTCGGGCGCGATCGTGCCGCGCAGCCCGCGCGAGCGGATCACGGCGAGCGTCATCAGGAAGGTGGTCAGCGTCGCGAGCATCAGCGGCGCGCCGAGAATCGCGCCGACGCCGATTTCCTCGTTCACGGCCTGGTTCGCCGTGCCGCCGGCCAGCGCGAGCAGCGGCACCATCGTTTCGGGCAGCGCGGTGCCGACGGCCGCGAACAGCGAACCGGTCACGCCTTCGGAAATCTTCAGACGTTCGCCGAGATGTTCGAGCGCATTGGTGAAGACTTCGGCGGCCACGAGGATCACGAGCAGCATGAACGCCAGTTCGACGAACATGAAAGTCATGCGGCACCTCCGCAGGCTGGTGCGTAGAGGTCGATGGGGCGCGGGGGAACGGCTGGGAGGAACATGGGGACTCCGTGGTCGGACGCTGACGAACCATGGCACAACCGCCGACGTCCGACCAGGAACGACGCGATGTGCCCATGGTCTCGCCAGACCGAATCGGCCGAACGCGCCACGGCCGAAAGCCGAGTGTGTTGACGCGTTCGCTTTCCGCGGGGCGGAAAGCAGGCTACTCCCCAAAGACGAAGGGCAGTCTAGCGGAGCGGATTTCTTTCGACAAGCCTTCGCCTCGAAAAGTGTTTCTTCGCGGATTTCCGTGGATGCCGCTGTCCGACCATGAGCCGCCCTTCATGCCAACTATCGTGTATGACCGTTACCTGATCGTAAGCGGCCGTTGACACGTCTCTTGGTCCTTGGCGCCCGCGCCTGCTCCTATCACATATCGGCAGCCATCATTTTGGCAATTTCCGTAAGGGACTGCTCCAGAATCGACTGCTAATCGCGATCGATCTCGGGCCGTTATCTGCTGCAAGTATTCCGTCGAAGCTCACTCTGCAGAGTGAGCTTCGTATCTTCTCCTCCCCGCTGGTCAATCTGCAAGGTCGGTAAGCACATGAAGCTGTCATTTGCGCAGAAACTCTGGTTGCCACTCATCCTGAGCCTGCTGTGTCTCGCCGGCATATCGGTCTACAACGCTTACCAGACTCGAGAAATGCGGCTGGAGGAGCGCAAGGCGGACCTGAAACATGCAGCGGAGATCGCGCTGAGTGCGGTCAAGACCCTTGGCGATCAGGCTGCCGCCGGTGCCATGCCGGTAGCGGACGCCCAGAAGCGGGCCTTGGACAGCGTCCGGAACATGCGGTACGGCGAAGACGGTTATTTCGTGATCCTCAATTCGCAGCCGATGGCGCTGATGAACCCTGCAAGACCGGAACTGGAAGGCAAGGACGTCGGCGATTTCAAGGATCCGAACGGCGTCTACTTCTTCAGGGACACGGTCGCCGTCATCAAGCATGCCGGTCGGGGTTTTACCGCATATTCCTTTCCGAAACTGGGGAGAACCGAAGCCTCTCCGAAAGTCGTCTACAACGTGACATATCAGCCGTGGGACTGGATTCTCATGACGGGGCTTTATGTCGACGACCTCGATGCTGCATTCCGCTCGACGCTGTACCAGAGCCTCGGGATTCTGGTGGTACTGGCCGGCGCGCTGTCGGTTGTCGTGTTGCTGCTCAACCGCGGCATCTTGCGCTCGCTGGGCGGTGAGCCGTCCTATGCCGCCGAGATTGCAAACCGGATCGCCGGCAACGATCTGACCGCCGTGGTGAAGACCGCACCGGAGGACCGCTCGAGCCTGCTTTTTTCGATGAAGCGCATGCAGGAGCAGCTCACGCAGACGATCGGTACGATCAAGGTTTCGGCCGACTCGATCGCTACCGCCACGCACCAGATTGCGGCGGGCAACCAGGACCTGTCGCAGCGCACCGAAGAGCAGGCCGCCTCGCTCGAGGAAACGGCGGCCAGCATGGAGCAATTGACCTCTACCGTCACCCAGAATGCCGACAATGCCAGCCAGGCCAGCCAACTCGCCGCGCAGGCTGCCCAGGTGGCGGAGCAGGGCGGCGCCGTCGTGTCACGCGTGGTGGAAACCATGGATGGCATCAACGCCAGCTCGGACAAGATCGCCAACATTGTCGGTATCATCGAGAGCATCGCGTTCCAGACCAATATCCTCGCGCTGAATGCGGCTGTCGAAGCGGCGCGGGCGGGCGAGCAGGGACGGGGTTTCGCGGTGGTCGCGTCGGAAGTACGTTCGCTGGCACAGCGCTCTTCGGCGGCGTCCAAGGAAATCAAGGAGCTGATCCACGATTCCGTGGAGCGCGTGCAGGCAGGCGCCGGCCATGTACGGGAAGCGGGTGCGAAGATGCGGGAGATTACGTACGAGATCAGGCGCGTGACGGACATCATGGGGGAAATCACCGCCGCATCGCAGGAACAGAGCAAGGGTATCGGCCAGGTCAACCAGGCCGTCACGCAGATGGACGAAGTCACGCAGCAGAACGCGGCGCTGGTCGAACAGGCGGCGGCCGCCGCCAGCTCGCTCGAGTCGCAGGCGGACGATCTGAAAGCGTCCGTTTCGATGTTCAGACTGAACGCCTCACGCGACGCCGAAGCCAGCCGCCCTGTCACGCAAAAGCAAACGCAAACGCACACGACTGCGGCTCCGACGCGCGCCCGGACCCCGGCCAGGTCAGCCCCGGATCGGCCCGCACCGCAGCCCGTTCTGGCGGCGCAAACCGCCGCGGCGGGAGAATGGGACAGCTTTTAGGCGGCCATCCGCGTCACGAGTGACCAACAGGCGGAGCAAACCGCGCGGGTCGACGCCGGCACGGAGGGTTATCATGCGTCTACGTGAGCGTTGAAGAAGCCGGAGACGACGCCAGTCATCAGCGCAACGAACTCCCCGGATGCGACGGATACCCGCTTGGCATCCGCGAGACCTCAACTCTAAGGGGATCGTTCAAGATTGAATACAAGAGCACCGATGCCCGGCCCCGCCGACGATCAACCGACGTCGGACAGCAAAGCCGCCACACCGGAATACGTCTACCTCGGGCGGCAGCCGATTCTGGACCGCAGCGGAGTATTGAACGCATTCGAACTGCTGTTCCGCTCCGGGACAGCCAATCTTGCCCGAATCACGGATGACGCTGCTGCCACTGCGCAGGTCATCGAGAGACTCATCGGCGATATTGGCCTCGACGCTGCACTGGGCGATCGCACCGGCTATGTGAACGTCGACCGGACGGTGCTGATGTCCGACATCGTCCGGTTGTTGCCGCGTGAACGCGTCGTACTCGAAATCCTCGAAACCGTGACGTTCGACGAGGCGCTCTGCAGACGCTGTAACGAACTGCGGCGCGCGGGCTACCGGCTCGCGCTGGATGACGTTTCTCGGGTTTCCCCGCGCCTGCTCGAGTTTCTGCCTTACGTCGATATCGTCAAGATCGATTTTCTCGAATGCCCGCGCGAACACCTTGGCGAACTGATCGACGCCGTCAGGCAGCACGGCAAGGTGTCGATCGCCGAGAAAGTCGAAACACCGGAGGACCATGCTGCGGCCATGCGCGCCGGCTTCGACCTGTTTCAGGGCTACTACTTTGCGAAGCCGCAGGTGCTGACATCGCGGCGCATCAAGCCATCGCGCGACGCGCTGCTGCGCCTGCTCGTGCTTCTGGGCGGCGAACCGGAGATTGTCGAACTCGAAGCCGAACTCGAGCGGATTCCGAACCTCGTCATTCAACTTCTGATGCTGCTCAATTCGAGCGCGGTCGGGCTTAGCCAGGCAGTTTCATCGCTGCGTGAGGCGATCATGCTGGTCGGCACGCGGCAAATCACGCGCTGGGCACAGTTGCTCCTGTTTGCAGATGAACGTCTGGACGCGCTGCGCTCCGATCCGCTGGCGCAGCTGTGTGGCACGCGTGCGCGATTCATGGAACTTGCCGCCAGCCGGCTGCGGCCCGATGACGATCGGATTGCCGAGACCGCGTTCATTGCGGGCGTGTTCTCGCTGGTTCATGTGCTGTTCGGCAACACGATCGAGGACGTCGTGACTACGCTGCCGATCCACGCCGATATCCGGCGGGCACTGCTCGAACGGCGTGGCGAGCTGGGTCTGCTATTGAACGCCAGTGAGGCAGCCGAATCGGGGGAGTTCAACGCAATCCGCGCAGCGTGCAATGAATTGACGATCTTCACCCCCAACGACCTGACCATGCTCTGGCTTGCCGCCGCCGCGTGGTACGACGATCAGGTGCGTGGGCTACCCGCACACCGCCCGCAGCGAGCCTCGCAATAAGGGAGCGACGGCCGCGCCGTCGACCTCACCCTGCCCGCAGCCGCTCGACTTGCCGCCGCGCAACCCGGATGTCGTCGTGGCACTCAACTCTTGCCCGAATCTGCCGTTAACTCAGGGCGGCTGCCCCTGAGAGGGCGGTGAGGGCGGTGAGGGCGGTGCTCCGGCATGTGGATCCGCCGGACAAGGGGGCGTCGACCGTGGTCACGGGGCCAAAGTGCCGCGCTCGTCGCCACGACGCCTCGAGCGATGGGTCAATTCCCCGTTTGCGAGTTCGATGAGTACGCAACCATTCGAGGCAAGTGAGATCGCATCTTGCCTGCCGCCGCGGGCGAGCCCGAAGGTTGCCGGATCGACGTGCGCCGGCGAGGATTTTTCGTCTTGGTTAGAGAATGTATCCGAACAGCTACGATGTTCCGATTGCGCGCCTCGTCGCGCGTCAGATTCTGTCCTGCGCGCCCGCCACGCCGGTGCGGGAAGTCGCGCGACGCATGTTCGCCGAACGTTGCAGCTCGATCGTCGTGATGCAGGATGAACAGGTCGTCGGGATCTGGACCGAGCATGATGCACTGTCGGCCGGCGACAGTTCGCGCGAACTCGATCGGCCGGTCAGCGAGGTGATGAGCCATCCGGTGCTGACGCTCGAGGCCGATACGCCGCTGGGTGAAGCCGCGATGAAGTTCAAGCAGTCGGGCGTGCGGCACTTCGTGGTGGTCCGGGATGGCGCCGCGATCGGCGTGCTGACGCAGACCGACGTCGTCGTGAACCAGGGGCCGGAATTTTTCCTGCACCTGAAGCCGATCGAATCGATCTGCGTCCATCCGCCCGTTGTGGTGCCCGAGCAGGCCGCACTGCACGAAGTCATCGCGCGGATGCGCGCGCAACGGCTCGATGCGATCCTCGTCGGCTACGACGACGGCGAGCACGGCATCCTGACCGAACGGGACATCGTCCGGCTCCTGGCGGACGGCGGGGCCCACGGCGCGGTCGGGGCCCACGCGAGCAAGCCGCTGCAGATGCTGACCGCCAAGCAGAGCCTGTATGCGGCGCAGCGCTTCATGACCGAGCACAATATGCGGCATGTCGGCATCCAGGACGACGATGGCAGGCTGACCGGGCTGCTCTGTTTCGCGGACGTGCTGCAGAGCATCGAGCACGAATACGCGAACGAGCTGCGCAGCGCCCTGCGCGAGCGCGACGAAGCGCTGGGCCTCGCGCGCTTCAACCTGCGCATGGCGGATCGGGTGTTCGAATCGGCACTCGAAGGCATCATGGTGACCGACCGGCACGCGAAGATCGAGCGCGTCAACCAGGCCTTCACGCGCCTGACCGGATACACCGAGGACGAAGTGATCGGGCGCAACCCGGGCCTGCTGAGTTCCGGGCGCCAGACGCCCGATTTCTACAAGCAGCTGTGGCATTCGCTGACGACCGATGGCCACTGGCAAGGCGAAATCTGGAATCGCCGCAAGACCGGCGAGCTGTTTCTCGAATACCTGACGATCACCAGCATTCGCGACAGCGAAGGCGAGATCTCTCACTACGCGGCGATCTTTTCCGACATCACGCAGCGGCGCCAGGCGGAGGAGCGGCTGGGCTATCTCGCCACGCACGACGTGCTCACCAATCTCGCGAACCGGATGCTGTTCGAGGAGCGGCTCGCGCACGCGATCGTCCACGCGAAGCGGCTCGGTCGCAAGGTCGCGGTGATGTACCTCGATCTCGACCGCTTCAAGCTGGTCAACGATACGCTCGGCCACAACGCCGGCGACGAGGTGCTGAAGATGGTCGCGGAGCGCATCGTCGCGAAAGTGCGCGCGAACGACACGGTGGCGCGCATGGGCGGCGACGAATTCGCGCTCGTGCTCGAGGAGGTCGACGATGTCCGCGACGTCGGGCGAGTTGCGCGCAAGCTGCTGGACGAAGTGGGGCGGGCGATCGATAT
Encoded proteins:
- a CDS encoding EAL domain-containing protein, with protein sequence MYPNSYDVPIARLVARQILSCAPATPVREVARRMFAERCSSIVVMQDEQVVGIWTEHDALSAGDSSRELDRPVSEVMSHPVLTLEADTPLGEAAMKFKQSGVRHFVVVRDGAAIGVLTQTDVVVNQGPEFFLHLKPIESICVHPPVVVPEQAALHEVIARMRAQRLDAILVGYDDGEHGILTERDIVRLLADGGAHGAVGAHASKPLQMLTAKQSLYAAQRFMTEHNMRHVGIQDDDGRLTGLLCFADVLQSIEHEYANELRSALRERDEALGLARFNLRMADRVFESALEGIMVTDRHAKIERVNQAFTRLTGYTEDEVIGRNPGLLSSGRQTPDFYKQLWHSLTTDGHWQGEIWNRRKTGELFLEYLTITSIRDSEGEISHYAAIFSDITQRRQAEERLGYLATHDVLTNLANRMLFEERLAHAIVHAKRLGRKVAVMYLDLDRFKLVNDTLGHNAGDEVLKMVAERIVAKVRANDTVARMGGDEFALVLEEVDDVRDVGRVARKLLDEVGRAIDIGGREIFVTPSIGISIYPDDGTEAEDLILLADQAMYGAKSRGRNVFQFFESKMTSSAIEQLETLGELHRALEQNEFRLFYQPQYDLASGRIVGVEALLRWLHPRRGLVPPGDFIGLAERSALIVPIGRWVLHEACRQARRWLDEGFEFGRVSVNVSARQCFTDHFLSDLTTILSETALPAECLQLELLESMAMNTREEMGILLRELATRGISLAIDDFGTGYSSLVYLKDLPVDTLKIDQSFLADCGSGSTDDAIVRAIVAMGRALGLDVVMEGVETAKQLAFLQEIGCHQGQGFLFARPQPADQLVGISSRRGAELLAE